The following coding sequences are from one Novosphingobium sp. KACC 22771 window:
- a CDS encoding SDR family oxidoreductase: MTRPTLLITGGAKRIGARIAHRFGAAGWHVVIHYGQSRADAEALAAQLPSAECVGCDLADPDAGVAMVEDLARRLGDWRILVNSAAVFRYDDARAMDADVFAEAMTVNAQTPTRMAQAFLAHARAQTGRRVIAITDMKLANPNPDFFSYTMAKHALSSTVRMLAMGAAGPQDRVYAIAPGAMLPSYDQQPHEHETSGRMNLLGRLTDPAEIADAALFLADGWLASGETLFVDSGQHLLAQPRDVLYLARGG, from the coding sequence ATGACCCGGCCTACCCTGCTTATCACCGGCGGCGCCAAGCGTATTGGCGCGCGCATTGCTCATCGTTTTGGCGCGGCGGGATGGCATGTCGTGATCCACTATGGCCAAAGCCGAGCCGATGCCGAGGCGCTGGCCGCGCAATTGCCCAGCGCGGAATGTGTGGGATGCGATCTGGCCGATCCCGATGCGGGCGTGGCGATGGTGGAGGATTTGGCCCGGCGGCTGGGCGATTGGCGCATTTTGGTCAATTCGGCCGCCGTGTTTCGTTATGACGATGCCCGCGCGATGGACGCCGATGTGTTTGCCGAAGCGATGACCGTTAATGCACAAACCCCCACCCGCATGGCGCAGGCCTTTCTCGCCCATGCGCGGGCGCAGACGGGGCGGCGTGTGATCGCCATCACCGACATGAAACTGGCCAATCCCAACCCCGATTTCTTCAGCTACACCATGGCCAAACACGCGCTTTCATCCACGGTGCGGATGCTGGCGATGGGAGCGGCGGGGCCGCAGGACCGCGTCTATGCCATCGCGCCGGGCGCCATGCTGCCCAGCTATGACCAACAACCGCATGAGCATGAAACTTCCGGGCGGATGAACCTGCTTGGCCGCCTGACCGATCCGGCCGAGATTGCCGACGCCGCGCTGTTCCTTGCCGATGGCTGGCTGGCCAGCGGGGAAACTCTGTTTGTCGATT
- a CDS encoding PhzF family phenazine biosynthesis protein, protein MRLDLVDVFVNGALSGNPLAVVHGADGLSGEAMQSLARWIGFSETTFLLTPTHPEADYRVRIFTPTLELPFAGHPTLGSAYAWRAAGGVAKGARIMQECGVGLVPVRAEQGRLAFRAPPLRRSGPLSEVELAAALAQLRLAPGDVIEAVHVDNGPPWQLLRLSSAQAVLAVSPEATAREVVDLGLIAPSDASGIDWEIRGFFTGPGGVLVEDPVTGSLNAGAAIYLYESGLATGDYVAAQGRKVGADGRVYVSRDTEGVWIGGEVRAVSAGGELSSE, encoded by the coding sequence ATGCGGTTGGATCTGGTCGACGTCTTTGTGAATGGCGCGCTTTCGGGCAATCCTCTGGCGGTGGTGCATGGCGCCGATGGGTTGAGCGGCGAGGCGATGCAGTCGCTGGCGCGTTGGATCGGTTTTTCGGAAACCACTTTCCTGCTGACCCCCACGCATCCCGAGGCTGATTATCGCGTCCGTATTTTTACCCCTACGCTCGAGCTGCCCTTTGCGGGCCATCCCACGCTGGGCAGCGCCTATGCATGGCGCGCGGCGGGGGGCGTGGCCAAGGGCGCGCGGATCATGCAGGAATGCGGGGTCGGATTGGTGCCGGTGCGCGCGGAGCAGGGCAGGCTTGCCTTTCGCGCTCCTCCTTTGCGGCGCAGCGGGCCGCTGTCGGAGGTCGAATTGGCGGCGGCGCTGGCCCAGTTGCGCCTCGCGCCCGGCGATGTGATCGAGGCAGTGCATGTCGATAATGGTCCGCCTTGGCAATTGCTGCGGCTGAGCAGCGCGCAGGCCGTGCTGGCGGTTTCGCCGGAGGCGACGGCGCGGGAAGTGGTCGATCTCGGTCTGATTGCGCCTTCGGACGCATCCGGCATCGATTGGGAAATTCGCGGATTTTTCACCGGACCGGGCGGCGTTTTGGTTGAGGATCCCGTCACCGGCAGTCTAAACGCCGGGGCGGCGATTTATTTGTATGAGAGCGGGCTGGCCACGGGTGATTATGTCGCGGCACAGGGTCGCAAGGTTGGCGCCGATGGCCGCGTCTATGTCTCACGCGATACCGAAGGCGTCTGGATCGGCGGGGAGGTGCGCGCGGTGAGCGCGGGGGGCGAACTGTCGTCGGAGTGA